The window TCGGACCTTTAAATAAAATTTCACCGTCATTTGCAATTTTCACTTCACAAGACTTTAATAACTCTCCGACAGTTCCGGCTTGCACCTCTCCCAGTCTGTTTACAGCAATTACCGGTGCAGTTTCAGATAATCCGTACCCTTCCAAAACAGGAATGCCCGCAGCACCAAATACTCTTGCCAGCCTTGGCTGTAATGCTGCTCCACCGGAAACAACAGCTTTAATATTTCCTCCGAGAGCCTCTCTCCATTTAACAAAAATTAATTTATTTGCTAATTTTAATTTCGCATTATAAATTGCTCCTTGGTCTTTTGTTTCGTCATATTTTTGTCCGAGTTTTAATGCCCAAAAGAATAAACTTTTCTTAATTCCGGATAATTCCAAGCCTTTATTATAAATACTGTCATATACCTTTTCAAAAATTCGAGGAACAGCAGCAAACATATGCGGTTTAATTTCTTGAATGTTCGGAACAATTGTTTCCATGCTTTCTGCATAATAAATGCTTATACCCATATAGGTGTACAAATAGTTAAGCATTCGTTCAAAAACATGGTTTAAAGGTAAGAAGCTGAGAGTTGTTTCAGCATCTTTCGGAACGGCAACTTCAGATTCAATTACATTGCTTACAAAGTTTTTATGAGTCATCATAACACCTTTTGACAAACCTGTTGTTCCGGATGTGTAAATAATAGAACTCAAATCATTTTCTTTTACGGCATTTCTCATTTTTGTTAATGTCCCGGCATGTTTTTCTTTATTTTTTTCACCGAGTTCAATAATTTCTTTAAGGCTCGGAATTCCGTCTGTCTCGTCAATTGTGTAAACTTTTTGAATTTCTTTTATTTTATTTGCAATAGGATTAATAAAATCATATCTTTCTTTTGAAGAAATTATCAGCATCTTAGAATCGGAATGAGAAAGTACGTGTTCATATTCCGTTTCTCCGATTGTAGGGTAAACCGGCACATGAACAACTCCTATTTGTTCCATTCCTATATCAATAATATTCCATTCGGGTCTGTTATTAGAAACCGTTGCAAGTTTTTCGCCCTTTTTAAAACCGAGTTCAATCAGTCCGTAACTGAATAAATCTGCCTGCCTTTTTATAAAGTCAGTACTGTATTTTTCCCACTTACCGTTTCTTTTTACGGAAAAAGCATCGTCTTTTGGGTGGTTTTCTAATGCATAATCGATAAAATCAAAAGTTCTTTTTATGGTCATTGTATTAAATATTAAGTTAAAAAACATATCAAAATTATTAAATATATTTAGTTATCAAAATTTATTTTTAAAGCATAAAAATGTTGAATAATAACAGACGAACTTTCAGGAAAACAAAAAAGAAAATATCTTTGTATTAAATATTTTATATTTAAATAAATAAGAATAATGAAACTATCTTTAAAAAACAGAGATTTTCAAATAAAACAGCTTCTTGAAAACAAATCGGACCTTTTAATAATAGGCGGCGGAATTACAGGAGCAGGTATTGCTCTTGATGCATCTTCGAGAGGTATAAAAACAGGACTTCTGGAAATGCAGGATTTTGCAGCAGGAACAAGCAGCAGATCAACAAAACTTGTACACGGAGGGTTAAGGTATTTGGAACATTTAGAACTGGGACTTGTAAGAGAGGTGGGAAGAGAAAGAGAAATTGTTCATACAAATGCAGCACATATTGTTATTCCCGAAAAAATGATTTTACCTATTATTGAAGACGGAAACCTTGGTGAATTTACGACCTCAATAGCATTATATGTATATGATTATTTGGCAGGTGTAAAAAAAGAAGAAAACAGAAGAATGTTAAGCCGAAAAGAAA of the Bacteroidales bacterium genome contains:
- a CDS encoding long-chain fatty acid--CoA ligase — translated: MTIKRTFDFIDYALENHPKDDAFSVKRNGKWEKYSTDFIKRQADLFSYGLIELGFKKGEKLATVSNNRPEWNIIDIGMEQIGVVHVPVYPTIGETEYEHVLSHSDSKMLIISSKERYDFINPIANKIKEIQKVYTIDETDGIPSLKEIIELGEKNKEKHAGTLTKMRNAVKENDLSSIIYTSGTTGLSKGVMMTHKNFVSNVIESEVAVPKDAETTLSFLPLNHVFERMLNYLYTYMGISIYYAESMETIVPNIQEIKPHMFAAVPRIFEKVYDSIYNKGLELSGIKKSLFFWALKLGQKYDETKDQGAIYNAKLKLANKLIFVKWREALGGNIKAVVSGGAALQPRLARVFGAAGIPVLEGYGLSETAPVIAVNRLGEVQAGTVGELLKSCEVKIANDGEILFKGPNLMPGYYKDEAKTKEAIDADGWFHTGDTGELNGRILKITGRTKEIFKLSTGKYVAPELVENKIKESPFIEQLMVVGDAEKYTAAIVCPAFEHLHNWASRHNISFKENIDLITNKEVIEKYEEEIEKKNYKLDNAMQIKKFSLVCEEWTPETGELSPTLKLKRRILVKNYKIKLDYLYGYSDDEGFLAK